From a single Stomoxys calcitrans chromosome 4, idStoCalc2.1, whole genome shotgun sequence genomic region:
- the LOC131996662 gene encoding LOW QUALITY PROTEIN: cytochrome b-like (The sequence of the model RefSeq protein was modified relative to this genomic sequence to represent the inferred CDS: substituted 7 bases at 7 genomic stop codons) codes for MNKPLRLKHPILRIANNALVDLPAPRNISSXXNFGSLLGLCLIIQILTGLFLAIHYTADINLAFNRVNHICRDVNYGXLLRTLHANGASFFFICIYLHVGRGIYYGSYLFTPTXLVGVVILFLVIGTAFIGYVLPXGQISFWGATVITNLLSAIPYLGIDLVQXVXGGFAVDNATLTRFFTFHFILPFIVLAITIIHLLFLHETGSNNPIGLNSNIDKIPFHPYFTYKDIVGFIIITIILILLVLINPYLLGDPDNFIPANPLVTPVHIQPE; via the coding sequence ATGAATAAACCTTTACGACTTAAACACCCAATTTTAAGAATTGCAAATAATGCTTTAGTAGACCTTCCAGCTCCTAGAAATATCTcttcatgatgaaattttggatcTCTTTTAGGATTATGTTTAATTATTCAAATCCTTACAGGATTATTTTTAGCCATACATTATACTGCAGATATTAATTTAGCTTTTAATAGAGTTAATCATATTTGTCGAGACGTAAATTATGGATGATTATTACGAACTTTACATGCTAATGGTGcaagttttttctttatttgtatttatttacatGTAGGACGAGGAATATATTATGGATCTTATTTATTTACTCCAACATGATTAGTAGGAGTAGTAATTCTATTTTTAGTAATAGGAACAGCATTTATAGGATATGTTTTACCTTGAGGACAAATATCTTTTTGGGGAGCTACAGTAATTACTAATTTATTATCAGCAATTCCTTATTTAGGAATTGATTTAGTACAATGAGTATGAGGAGGATTTGCTGTTGATAATGCAACATTAACTCGATTCTTTACATTTCACTTTATTTTACCATTTATTGTATTAGCAATAACAATAATTCATCTTTTATTTTTACATGAAACTGGATCAAATAACCCTATTGGATTAAATTCTAATATTGATAAAATTCCTTTTCATCCTTATTTCACATATAAGGATATTGTTGGATTTATTATTATAACAATAATTTTAATCTTATTAGTTTTAATTAATCCTTATTTATTAGGAGATCCAGATAATTTTATTCCTGCTAACCCTTTAGTTACCCCAGTTCATATTCAACCAGaatga
- the LOC131996665 gene encoding antigen 5 like allergen Cul n 1-like, with translation MSLILNFLIIGAITLARGQNYCERRFCERDQRYHRHIACGHNGQFDRSCIQPAMVPIDSNLQNFIVSDFNAKRNFIAGGGNRNYRPACRMGTMLWDNELARLAEMNVRQCRMEHDCHATIAFPIPGQNLAWQGFFGNLNAREQTANAINGWFNEHELANMDFIRSYRLHPSGRHIGHFTAMMVEKNIRIGCAASTYNTPGNNYRTFLIACNFAATNMFNEPIYTDCNNGGQGCTSGRNPQYTNLCSINERYTF, from the exons ATGAGTTTAATCTTGAATTTTCTTATCATTGGAGCAATAACATTGGCAAGAGGTCAAAACTATTGCGAACGCAGATTTTGCGAAAGAGACCAACGATATCATAGGCATATTGCCTGTGGGCACAATGGA CAATTCGATCGCTCCTGCATACAACCGGCTATGGTGCCCATTGATAGCAATCTTCAGAATTTTATTGTCTCCGATTTCAATGCAAAACGAAATTTTATAGCTGGAGGAGGAAATCGCAACTATAGACCAGCTTGTCGTATGGGCACCATGCTATGGGATAATGAATTGGCCCGTTTGGCTGAAATGAATGTGAGACAGTGTAGAATGGAACATGACTGTCATGCAACAATTGCCTTCCCTATCCCGGGACAAAATCTGGCATGGCAAGGCTTCTTCGGTAATCTCAATGCAAGAGAACAAACAGCAAATGCCATTAATGGGTGGTTCAATGAACATGAGCTGGCAAATATGGACTTCATTAGGAGCTATCGTCTCCATCCAAGTGGAAG GCATATTGGCCATTTCACAGCCATGATGGTTGAGAAGAATATTCGTATAGGATGCGCTGCCTCTACTTATAACACTCCTGGAAATAACTACAGAACTTTCCTAATAGCTTGCAACTTTGCCGCAACCAATATGTTTAATGAACCCATCTACACTGATTGTAATAATGGAGGCCAAGGATGTACCAGTGGCAGGAATCCCCAATATACGAATTTGTGTTCCATCAATGAACGATACACCTTCTAA
- the LOC131996660 gene encoding LOW QUALITY PROTEIN: NADH-ubiquinone oxidoreductase chain 5-like (The sequence of the model RefSeq protein was modified relative to this genomic sequence to represent the inferred CDS: substituted 4 bases at 4 genomic stop codons): MLTALSNRIGDVALLLAIAXILNYGSXNYIFYLEVIKSNFDIIIIISLVILAAITKRAQIPFSSXLPAAIAAPTPVSALVHSSTLVTAGVYLLIRFNILLRNTXIGNLLLLLSGLTIFIAGLGANYEFDLKKIIALSTLRQLGLIMRILSIGFYKLAFFHLLTHALFKALLFICAGAIIHNMNNTQDIRLIGSLSIIIPLTSSCFNVANLALCGIPFLAGFYSKDLILEIVSFSYINLFSFFLFFFSTGLTVCYSFRLVFYTITGDSNFSSLNILNDEG, translated from the coding sequence ATGTTGACTGCTTTATCAAATCGAATTGGTGATGTAGCTTTATTATTAGCAATTGCATGAATATTAAATTATGGGAgttgaaattatattttttatttagaagtaataaaatctaattttgataTAATAATTATTATAAGTTTAGTAATATTAGCTGCTATAACTAAAAGAGCTCAAATTCCATTTTCTTCTTGATTGCCAGCTGCTATAGCTGCTCCAACTCCTGTTTCAGCTTTGGTTCATTCTTCTACTTTAGTTACAGCAGGAGTATATTTATTGATTcggtttaatattttattaagaAATACTTGAATaggaaatttattattattgttatcaGGTTTAACAATATTTATAGCTGGATTAGGAGCTAATTATGAATttgatttaaagaaaattattgcTTTATCAACTTTAAGACAATTAGGTTTAATAATGAGAATTTTATCTATAGGTTTTtataaattagcattttttcatttattaactCATGCTTTATTTAAAGCTTTATTATTCATATGTGCGGGAGCAATTATTCATAACATGAATAATACTCAAGATATTCGTTTAATAGGAAGTTTATCAATAATAATACCTTTAACATCTTCTTGTTTTAATGTAGCTAATTTAGCTTTATGTGGAATACCTTTTTTAGCTGGATTTTATTCAAAAGATTTAATTTTAGAAATAGTATCTTTTTCTTATAttaatcttttttcttttttcttattttttttttctactggATTAACAGTATGTTATTCTTTTCGATTGGTATTTTATACAATAACTGGAGAttcaaatttttcttctttaaatatattaaatgaTGAAGGTTGA